The Xanthomonas sp. DAR 34887 genome has a segment encoding these proteins:
- the lpxK gene encoding tetraacyldisaccharide 4'-kinase has translation MSGRGPHTPGYWYGQGTPPLYAQVLTPLYAAAIGLRRALYRRGWRKRYSIAVPVVVVGNLTAGGTGKTPLTIALVRKLQEAGWKPGVASRGYGRSQDQVARWIEPGTTPDLGGDEPVLIAHKTGVPVRVDRDRVAAARALLQAGCDIVVCDDGLQHYRLQRDIEIEVVDGQRRYGNGRLLPAGPLREPVARGRECDFRVINLGQASDVGEVQAGFGEWAMRLRIDSAQPLQGGRARALRSFAGQRVHAVAGIAHPQRFFDMLRAHGIGVVPHAFPDHHRYSAADLSFGSELPVLMTEKDAVKCAQLVNDWCFSVPLVAELPAAFWIGLLDRLDKLRGRSGDAGD, from the coding sequence ATGAGCGGTCGCGGGCCACACACGCCTGGCTACTGGTATGGCCAGGGCACGCCGCCGCTGTACGCGCAGGTGCTGACCCCGCTGTATGCGGCGGCGATCGGCCTGCGCCGCGCGCTGTACCGGCGCGGCTGGCGCAAGCGCTACAGCATCGCGGTGCCGGTGGTGGTGGTCGGCAACCTCACCGCCGGCGGTACCGGCAAGACGCCGCTGACCATCGCCCTGGTGCGCAAGCTGCAGGAGGCCGGTTGGAAGCCGGGCGTGGCCAGCCGCGGCTATGGCCGCAGCCAGGACCAGGTCGCGCGCTGGATCGAACCCGGCACCACGCCGGACCTGGGCGGCGACGAGCCGGTGCTGATCGCGCACAAGACCGGCGTGCCGGTGCGCGTGGACCGCGACCGTGTCGCCGCCGCGCGCGCGCTGCTGCAGGCCGGTTGCGACATCGTGGTCTGCGACGACGGCCTGCAGCACTACCGCCTGCAGCGCGACATCGAGATCGAAGTGGTCGACGGCCAGCGCCGCTACGGCAACGGCCGCCTGCTGCCGGCCGGGCCGCTGCGCGAGCCGGTAGCGCGCGGCCGCGAATGCGATTTCCGGGTCATCAATCTGGGCCAGGCCAGCGATGTCGGCGAGGTCCAGGCCGGTTTCGGCGAGTGGGCGATGCGCCTGCGCATCGACAGCGCGCAACCGCTGCAGGGCGGCCGCGCCCGCGCTTTGCGCAGCTTCGCCGGGCAGCGCGTGCACGCCGTCGCCGGCATCGCCCATCCGCAGCGCTTCTTCGACATGCTGCGCGCGCACGGCATCGGCGTGGTGCCGCACGCGTTTCCCGACCATCACCGCTACAGTGCCGCCGACCTGTCGTTCGGCAGCGAACTGCCGGTGCTGATGACCGAGAAGGATGCGGTCAAGTGCGCGCAGCTGGTCAACGACTGGTGCTTCAGCGTGCCGCTGGTGGCGGAGCTGCCGGCCGCGTTCTGGATCGGCCTGCTCGACCGGCTGGACAAGCTGCGCGGGCGCAGCGGCGACGCCGGCGACTAG
- the msbA gene encoding lipid A export permease/ATP-binding protein MsbA, with protein sequence MAPVWPIYRRLLGYTRAYWVMLAAALVAMVVEATAGYFFTRLMDPLVNRGFVNPEARMAVLLPLAILGLFVMRSCATFVGDYCMARTGRSVVRDLREQVLAKYLHLPSSHFDVEATPVMVSRLNFDTEQVTQAAADALKTIVADTLTIFYMLVVMLQMSVKVTLALLVVAPLIGLIVSYVGKRYRKISRGIQDGMGSMAQSAEQSLSAQQEVKVHGTQALEISRYAVLANRMLGLNMKVETTRALASSMVQFLAAVALAAIVWVSTREALAGRLNPGQFIALMTSMMAIIPSLRRLTSVQTSISRGVAAAERLFSILDTPEERDSGSVAVRRVRGELAFDGVMLRYRQDSGLALDDISFTARPGTVTAIVGRSGSGKTSLVRLVPRFYEPSGGSITLDGVPLHDYRLHDLRRQIALVGQRVMLFDDTIAANIAYGTQASDAQIRAAAEAANAWEFIERLPLQLLTPVGENGALLSGGQRQRLAIARAILRDAPILILDEATAALDNESERLVQDALHRLMPERTTLVIAHRLSTIEHADQVLVMDHGRIVERGTHQALLAQGGLYAHLHSMQFRERQS encoded by the coding sequence CTACTTCTTCACCCGGCTGATGGACCCGTTGGTCAACCGCGGCTTCGTCAATCCGGAGGCGCGCATGGCGGTGCTGCTGCCGCTGGCGATCCTGGGCCTGTTCGTGATGCGCAGCTGCGCCACCTTCGTCGGCGACTACTGCATGGCGCGCACCGGCCGCAGCGTGGTGCGCGACCTGCGCGAGCAGGTGCTGGCCAAGTACCTGCACCTGCCGTCCTCGCACTTCGACGTCGAGGCCACGCCGGTGATGGTCAGCCGGCTGAACTTCGATACCGAGCAGGTCACCCAGGCCGCGGCCGATGCGTTGAAGACCATCGTCGCCGACACCCTGACCATCTTCTACATGCTGGTGGTGATGCTGCAGATGAGCGTCAAGGTCACCCTGGCGCTGCTGGTGGTGGCGCCGTTGATCGGACTCATCGTGTCCTACGTCGGCAAGCGCTACCGCAAGATCAGCCGCGGCATCCAGGACGGAATGGGCTCGATGGCGCAGAGCGCCGAGCAATCGCTGAGCGCGCAGCAGGAAGTGAAGGTGCACGGCACCCAGGCGCTGGAGATCTCGCGTTACGCGGTGCTCGCCAACCGCATGCTCGGCCTGAACATGAAGGTCGAGACCACCCGCGCGCTGGCTTCGAGCATGGTCCAGTTCCTGGCCGCGGTGGCGCTGGCGGCGATCGTCTGGGTCTCCACCCGCGAAGCCCTGGCCGGGCGCCTGAACCCCGGCCAGTTCATCGCGCTGATGACCTCGATGATGGCGATCATCCCGTCGCTGCGCCGGCTGACCAGCGTGCAGACTTCGATCTCGCGCGGCGTGGCCGCGGCCGAACGTCTGTTCTCGATCCTGGACACGCCGGAGGAGCGCGACAGCGGCAGCGTGGCGGTGCGGCGCGTGCGCGGCGAACTGGCGTTCGACGGCGTGATGCTGCGTTACCGCCAGGACAGCGGACTGGCGCTGGACGACATCAGTTTCACCGCCAGGCCGGGCACGGTCACCGCCATCGTCGGCCGTTCCGGCAGCGGCAAGACCAGCCTGGTGCGGCTGGTGCCGCGCTTCTACGAGCCCAGCGGCGGCAGCATCACCCTGGACGGGGTGCCGCTGCACGACTACCGTCTGCACGATCTGCGCCGGCAGATCGCCCTGGTCGGGCAGCGGGTGATGCTGTTCGACGACACCATTGCCGCCAACATCGCCTACGGCACGCAGGCCAGCGACGCGCAGATCCGCGCCGCGGCCGAGGCGGCCAACGCCTGGGAATTCATCGAGCGGCTGCCGCTGCAGCTGCTGACCCCGGTCGGCGAGAACGGCGCGCTGCTGTCCGGTGGCCAGCGCCAGCGCCTGGCGATCGCGCGCGCGATCCTGCGCGACGCGCCGATCCTGATCCTGGACGAAGCCACCGCCGCGCTGGACAACGAATCCGAGCGCCTGGTGCAGGACGCGCTGCACCGGCTGATGCCCGAACGCACCACCCTGGTCATCGCGCACCGCCTGTCCACCATCGAACATGCCGACCAGGTGCTGGTGATGGACCACGGCCGCATCGTCGAGCGCGGCACCCATCAGGCGCTGCTCGCCCAGGGCGGCCTGTACGCCCACCTGCACAGCATGCAATTCCGCGAAAGGCAGTCCTGA